The sequence GAATAAGAACTTGAAGTATCtcatgattattttatcccaCTCGACATGTTGAGTGACACTTGTGGAGTTAAACAATGCGTGAGTTCATGGACCAAAGGTAATTGACTTTGTTCTGAGTCATTTTAAAGCTGTTTTATCCTCCTATTATATGTACTGTGTCAAACATAAGCAATTTGAACATAAGAGAGGATGATGAGGAATTGAGGATAACGTGTATTGATTGATATATACTTTCAAAGGGAGAATACATGTCTGTAAGATTTATGCCATTTTCAGGCCAAGTATTTCGAATTCTCTAAAGCTAAAATCATACAACACAGCTGGAATCGACGTGTAAAAATCATCCAGTGGGGAATGCTTCTTGAACAAAGACATTTACCATCTTCTACGCCTCCTACCATACAAGTATGCAAAAGCAGCAATTGATGCAGCCAATATTACTCCAGCTGTTGCATGCCAAGCATGTAAAGGTTTCTCCGTAACAATAGTGGAACCCGAACCACTGCTGACAACAACAGCCTCCGTTGGCTCTGCTTGACGACTCAATGCCAATGCAAATTCTAATCCCTGTGTCTCAAGATCAGCCAAGTCCTCGATTGCTGGTTTGAGCCTTGTGATCTTTGCAATAGCTTTGTACTCCTCTTTCGTTCCACCCTCTAGAAAAGACCCAACGACATGACCTTTGTTCACCCAGTATGCACCAAAGCTATTGCCCAAGAAATCCCCAAAATGGACTACATCACCAGTATTGTCACCATAAAACTGCCAAGAGAGTGTGAAGACTCTGGAGTAGAAGAACGGCAAGTAGTCAAACTCAGTTGTTTTCTCTGGTTCCATGATTGCAGCTACTGCATGTCTTGCTGCCTTCCTTGCAGAATCAACATGTTCAAGTCTCCGTGTTTCACCGAAAGTTTTGACAGGAAAAGTTGCAACATCCCCAACAGCATAGACTGAACTGTTGCTTGACTGCATTCGTCCATTGACTTTTATCCCTCCTTTCTCAAGAGTGAGTTGCCCTTCAAAGAGGCTAGTATTTGGTCGAATTCCAATGCCTACTATGACCATGTCAGCAGATAGCTTGGTTCCATCTCTCAGATTCACTGCAGTGATCTGCATAACAGTCGCCGCATTCAACCATCAGTTCCAGTATAACTTCAGTAACATATAAAATTGGGAAATTCAACAGTTGATTAATGTTTGTTCCAGCTTAACAAAGTGACTTCTCAAATGGAGTTTGGAAATCTTCACTCTTCAACAAAAATTGACCTTTTCTTATTCAAACAAATAAGGGTTTAAAAAAGCTGTTTTTAAGCACTCACAAACTGAGTTTGCACTAACAAAGTAACTAGTCAAACTGAGGTTGGAAATCTTGTACATGAAAAAGTAGTTCAAACAAAACTTCTGCGAAAAGCTTTCGAGCAAACGCCACCCAAGTGAAGCAAGCAACAGGCTTTACCTTCTGATTGGAGTCAAAATCAAATGATGCCAAGACTGTTCCTTTGACAAACTGAACTCCTTTTGACCGGTAAAATTCTTCATAGTAACTTGCAATTTTAGGAGTAAATAAACGGGCCACtaacaacaaaagaaaaggaaagaaaattaaatgcattatttaaatattagaaaGAACAACAGTTAGTCTTCTGATGAACATAAGATAGATTAGCAATGGTTGCACATTTATGGTTTGTCACTGTAACTAACTCTCGGATTTTGGCTTTTAACAATTACAAGAAACAAATTGGTTTTTATCATACATGAACTCTCAATCTCTGATTTCATGTTTTAAGGAAATGTGTGGGTGGAAGTCCGGTTAATTACTGAGATCATTGTTTTCCTCTACTAGTAGCATGGTTCGGAGAGTAATGAGTGTGCCAGATTTCTGATAGTTGTTAGTATTTTCTTGATGAAATCCAGCTAATAAAGGTATACTATGCATTATTCTTAAGAGAGGGAAAAATCAGCTTTTACCTCTGATATAATTTACAAACTACCTAAAGAAACTCGAGTAAGAAACAGAAAAGAAAGTTCTCCATCTTCACAAAAGAGCAGAAAATAATTACTACAGTGTGGTTCTGGAAAGACCATGGTGACATTTATGTTGTTGATCACCAAAGAAGCAGCACATTCCATTCCGATGTAGCCACCACCAATTACAACAGCATTGCCACCACTGCTGGATTGCATCACATTAACCAGCCTGTTTGCATCAGCCAAATCTCGTAAATAACATACACTTTCAGCATCTGAGCCACTCACTCCAAACTCTTCAAGCTTCAAAGCCTAACAGTACACGCCAACCAAAAGTCAGAGCCTTCATAAATTTTTACTTTCATTGTCCACTAGGGACTTGGTCTTTGAGGTTGAACTTTGTCCATACCAAAGAAACCCTTTGGCATGAACCTTCAGAGCTCACTTGTTAATCAAATTGTGTTTCGAACTTTCTTGCTGAACTGAATGAACTCTACCCATCTGATGTCCATGAAGCCTAACATCTATCCTAACAAGCTTGACACCTAATTTCTACAGCAGAGTGGAGGCACGGGATACATATAAAATGATTATATGCAATTTCTGTGCTACTGATTCTTGACATTCTTTTCACGATCCCCACGGAACGGCTTATAAccaaaataatattttcacaGGTATAAATTTACTCTAAAAATCACATGCACAAGATTATGCAGAAGCTAAGGTATTGTGAGACAGCAGaattttcgtttttttttttccttagttgGTACAGCAGAATTGTATTTCAAGTTTGGTCAGTATCCACCGACCCCTCCGGGAAATCACTTAAAGCAAGGCTCTGGTGTTTAGTAATAGAAAGTATACAGGATATAACCCTTGTGGGTTCTGCTTTACGTTTTTTagcaaacaacaataacaacaacataccccagtgtaatcccacaagtgcggtctggggagggtagaatataCGCACACCTCACCCTTACCTCGTAAAGTTAAAGAGGCATAGAGAGCAAGGGTAAGATCTGCaaacactctaccctccccagaccccacttgtggatATATGGTATGGTGGAGGTGGTGTTAGCTAAGAACCTTAAAGTTAGAACCCCTAAGGGTTCTTAGCACTGAAcccattatatttttaaatacatggGATCATATCTACGATTTGTTGCATTTTAATGGATACCCCTAAATTTCTGTTCCGTGTAGAAAGTTGCACTCGCCCCTGCTTATTCACTCCGTCAGAACTCAGAAGAGGACATTACTCTAATGTCTTAATGCATAAAACATGCAACAAAATATGGTGCTACAGAAGAAGAGACCAAAGATAAATTAGATACCCGAGCACCAGTTGCCACTATGAGAAACTTGTAGGTTATGGTTTCACCGGTTGCAGTCAACAATGTCTTCCGTCTCACATCAGCTGATTTTACACGAGTTCCAAGGACCAGTTCAATGCCTAAAGGCAATAGAACAATCAATGATTATCAATATCCTAGGAAAGAAATTAAAAACCTTATTCTTTTCCACGAAAAAATAACTAGAACTAAAGGAAATAGCTTAACATAATTACATATTGTAATCACTGATGCCCGTTACCAGCAATTTTTGTTTTCATTGACATCCCCAGCTAGCCATTCCATAAAAAGAGATCAGTTTCAGAACCTTATGATATCCATGGTAACTGAAGCTTCATTTTACGTGATTTGAAAATCAGTATTACTGCAGCTAATTACAGCCCAGGAAGAGTAAGAATGTCACTCATCTTTTGCCCTGATTCTAATTTTTCAAAATGTCGGCTAAACATGAAACGTAAGCAGATATTAAAAATCAGGAAATAGTTCATGCTCTTCCAACATAAAACAAGGTTTCTGCTACTCTAAGCATAGATGAACTTCGGAATGGAAAGTCTaatcttttccttttcttttatgaaatagcTATCCTCTCAATAGATAGTCCTAAAAAGCTAAGACAAACATCAAACTTGGTTCTGAAAACATCCATATGTGATGGATTCCAATCCCTTAACCAAACACCAACAACAAAATTATGCTGCTACATTAACTACAATAGAATAACACAGTGTATTCTATAGCTCTACCTCTACGCAAGTTATTCAATAACGGATAACCTTTATAAGTTCAAGGCAGTTAGTAGCTGCCCTGCTGCAGTGATATGTAATCACtttggaaaattttaaatatgagaaccataaattaaaattcattaagTATAATAATGCCTGCTAAAATATTATAAAGGGTTAAGGAAGCAAAAGATCCTAAGAAATTACCATGTTCCTTGTACCACTTCGATGTCAACCTTTCCTCATTTGTACCAACACAACAATGAAAAGCAGGCAGACGTGCAGGATCTGCATAAAATACAATCTCAATAAGTTAAAACAAATGAAAATAGGAGAGAAGAAGAAACAGCAGAAACAACTCATCTGGATAACTCTTGTTAAGCGACTGTAAAGATAGAACTATTCCTTTTAACTAGTGTAATGAGGACAAGATGATTAATTTTACATGCTTCCAATAAAACAGTATGTCCATGATAAGGCACAGGAAGAGatgaatcaacaaaaacataaaacTGCTAAACGCAAATTGGACACAATTAGCTTCAGTATATTGGAGAGATGGTTCAATGCTATCAACTCTAGTAAGTCGGCAAATATGAACCACGCTATTTACTGTAGTAAATGTGCATATCATGTTTCCTTCAGGAAATCCTTCTGATCTTACTATTCTCCCCACCACAAACTCTTGAATATACAAATTTCCTGTTCTAGCAATTCTAACACAACAATAACTAGAGCCCGGGAGGATTCCACCATTGATGCTTGTAGATGTTGCCCCAAATTACAGTGCACAACAAAAATTTCTTTGAATCTAAAGACAGCAAGATCATCCATTTGGAAGAAATTTAAGAGAAAAATCTGAACAGCGATGAAGTGACTGAGAGATACCTTCTGGAAGTAAATAACCCTTGCTTAACGCAGGTCGTTCATAAGGGGCAACCTGAAAAGAATGGCAGATTGTTTAGAAGATGGGGAAAGAAAAAGCTCCAACAAGAGAGAGCCATAATGTGTTACTATGTTGAATGATTGCCTCCGTAAGGAAGTATCATCGGTCTTATTTCATTAATGACACTAATGTTAACTCGGGGAAAGTAAAAGATCAAGATAGATGAAAGGAGCAGATGACTCAAAGCTATAATCTTCATTATTCTAATGATATTAAATTGGATGGGGATAACAAAACATGGAGTTGGAAAGATAAAATAGCTAAGTTCTGTGCATCTTTGCCTCCTCGAAAATGAATGAAGGAAGGGAGGAAGAGTATAAAGGAATAACCATTCGGGCAGAGCTTCAAGTAGACAGTATGCACTTGAAACTCAATAGCAGATCTACAGATTGTTAGCATTTCTATCATAAGTCATTGTTATTGGAAGCAGAACAAGTTTTTGGGATACATCAAAGCAAATCAAGGATCACTAGGAGCAAAACAGTTGTTAATCACACCTCTTCATAAACCAACAGCCTTATAAATAATGAAGTTCTAACAAAAGATACTACTTTGGAAGTAATATTCAAGTGACATCAGTTGTTCCAGACCAAAGAACTAGCTGTTGTAAACATATTATTTCCATCAATATTAGGGTGAAGctacaaaaattcaaaacttttcaatttgattcaattatcCAAATACTCATCCTGCTgccaagaaaatcaaaatttacaCTACTAGGCCCAAAA comes from Capsicum annuum cultivar UCD-10X-F1 chromosome 2, UCD10Xv1.1, whole genome shotgun sequence and encodes:
- the LOC107860653 gene encoding monodehydroascorbate reductase 4, peroxisomal isoform X2, with translation MGRAFVYVILGGGVAAGHAAHEFVKRGVSHGELCIISEEPVAPYERPALSKGYLLPEDPARLPAFHCCVGTNEERLTSKWYKEHGIELVLGTRVKSADVRRKTLLTATGETITYKFLIVATGARALKLEEFGVSGSDAESVCYLRDLADANRLVNVMQSSSGGNAVVIGGGYIGMECAASLVINNINVTMVFPEPHLARLFTPKIASYYEEFYRSKGVQFVKGTVLASFDFDSNQKITAVNLRDGTKLSADMVIVGIGIRPNTSLFEGQLTLEKGGIKVNGRMQSSNSSVYAVGDVATFPVKTFGETRRLEHVDSARKAARHAVAAIMEPEKTTEFDYLPFFYSRVFTLSWQFYGDNTGDVVHFGDFLGNSFGAYWVNKGHVVGSFLEGGTKEEYKAIAKITRLKPAIEDLADLETQGLEFALALSRQAEPTEAVVVSSGSGSTIVTEKPLHAWHATAGVILAASIAAFAYLYGRRRRRW
- the LOC107860653 gene encoding monodehydroascorbate reductase 4, peroxisomal isoform X1 encodes the protein MGRAFVYVILGGGVAAGHAAHEFVKRGVSHGELCIISEEPVAPYERPALSKGYLLPEDPARLPAFHCCVGTNEERLTSKWYKEHGIELVLGTRVKSADVRRKTLLTATGETITYKFLIVATGARALKLEEFGVSGSDAESVCYLRDLADANRLVNVMQSSSGGNAVVIGGGYIGMECAASLVINNINVTMVFPEPHCMARLFTPKIASYYEEFYRSKGVQFVKGTVLASFDFDSNQKITAVNLRDGTKLSADMVIVGIGIRPNTSLFEGQLTLEKGGIKVNGRMQSSNSSVYAVGDVATFPVKTFGETRRLEHVDSARKAARHAVAAIMEPEKTTEFDYLPFFYSRVFTLSWQFYGDNTGDVVHFGDFLGNSFGAYWVNKGHVVGSFLEGGTKEEYKAIAKITRLKPAIEDLADLETQGLEFALALSRQAEPTEAVVVSSGSGSTIVTEKPLHAWHATAGVILAASIAAFAYLYGRRRRRW
- the LOC107860653 gene encoding monodehydroascorbate reductase 4, peroxisomal isoform X3 — translated: MSNLGNLEILVAPYERPALSKGYLLPEDPARLPAFHCCVGTNEERLTSKWYKEHGIELVLGTRVKSADVRRKTLLTATGETITYKFLIVATGARALKLEEFGVSGSDAESVCYLRDLADANRLVNVMQSSSGGNAVVIGGGYIGMECAASLVINNINVTMVFPEPHCMARLFTPKIASYYEEFYRSKGVQFVKGTVLASFDFDSNQKITAVNLRDGTKLSADMVIVGIGIRPNTSLFEGQLTLEKGGIKVNGRMQSSNSSVYAVGDVATFPVKTFGETRRLEHVDSARKAARHAVAAIMEPEKTTEFDYLPFFYSRVFTLSWQFYGDNTGDVVHFGDFLGNSFGAYWVNKGHVVGSFLEGGTKEEYKAIAKITRLKPAIEDLADLETQGLEFALALSRQAEPTEAVVVSSGSGSTIVTEKPLHAWHATAGVILAASIAAFAYLYGRRRRRW
- the LOC107860653 gene encoding monodehydroascorbate reductase 4, peroxisomal isoform X4, with protein sequence MVAPYERPALSKGYLLPEDPARLPAFHCCVGTNEERLTSKWYKEHGIELVLGTRVKSADVRRKTLLTATGETITYKFLIVATGARALKLEEFGVSGSDAESVCYLRDLADANRLVNVMQSSSGGNAVVIGGGYIGMECAASLVINNINVTMVFPEPHCMARLFTPKIASYYEEFYRSKGVQFVKGTVLASFDFDSNQKITAVNLRDGTKLSADMVIVGIGIRPNTSLFEGQLTLEKGGIKVNGRMQSSNSSVYAVGDVATFPVKTFGETRRLEHVDSARKAARHAVAAIMEPEKTTEFDYLPFFYSRVFTLSWQFYGDNTGDVVHFGDFLGNSFGAYWVNKGHVVGSFLEGGTKEEYKAIAKITRLKPAIEDLADLETQGLEFALALSRQAEPTEAVVVSSGSGSTIVTEKPLHAWHATAGVILAASIAAFAYLYGRRRRRW